In one Pseudodesulfovibrio tunisiensis genomic region, the following are encoded:
- a CDS encoding transcriptional regulator, whose amino-acid sequence MAQQETQSINVEELEKNMPTTVQRAFEFVLKFRKQFVTGLAAIVALGLAVGGFQWYDAHAMNQTRDQLGAINLEAAGQEKIAKLEELLKQAPSVAESAVLLELASASMESRDYAKAAEYWTRLAADADTDTAVMAELGKAKCLLLEGKNAEALAVLRPLSQSAPESFTVPVNRQLAEAAEAAGESAAALEAYEKLLGQPMPDKQYIEYKVSQLKGK is encoded by the coding sequence ATGGCCCAGCAAGAGACCCAATCCATCAATGTCGAAGAGCTCGAAAAGAACATGCCCACCACGGTGCAGCGCGCCTTCGAATTCGTCCTGAAATTCCGGAAACAGTTCGTCACCGGCCTGGCCGCCATCGTGGCCCTTGGTCTGGCTGTCGGCGGATTCCAGTGGTATGACGCCCACGCCATGAACCAGACCCGGGACCAGCTCGGAGCAATCAACCTCGAAGCCGCCGGTCAGGAAAAGATCGCCAAGCTCGAGGAACTGCTCAAGCAGGCCCCTTCCGTGGCGGAATCCGCCGTGCTGCTGGAACTCGCGTCCGCCAGCATGGAGAGCCGGGACTATGCCAAGGCTGCGGAGTACTGGACCCGTCTGGCTGCGGATGCGGACACCGACACCGCTGTCATGGCGGAACTGGGCAAGGCCAAGTGCCTGCTGCTCGAAGGCAAGAATGCCGAAGCACTCGCCGTGCTGCGTCCCCTGTCCCAGTCCGCTCCCGAAAGCTTCACCGTTCCCGTGAACCGCCAGCTCGCCGAAGCCGCCGAGGCTGCCGGAGAATCCGCCGCAGCCCTTGAAGCCTACGAAAAGCTGCTCGGTCAACCCATGCCCGACAAGCAGTACATCGAATACAAGGTATCCCAGCTCAAAGGGAAGTAA
- a CDS encoding ABC transporter ATP-binding protein, producing the protein MPEDGGKIVLTVKRAAKFYGSKLVFKDVSCELHAGEVMLVAGPNGAGKSTLMRIMAGLSRPTAGEAVMHVAPERFAYLGHATFIYPGMSALANLRFWAGMYGMSPSRDELVSLLERVGLERAAEEKAGGFSRGMAQRLNLARVYMVGPELVFLDEPGTGLDPRSLNVLRREIAGFREQGTAVVWISHHVAEDTMLADTVLALGGRRVDYFGPASGFDAGRLAC; encoded by the coding sequence ATGCCTGAGGACGGCGGCAAGATTGTCCTGACGGTCAAGCGGGCCGCCAAGTTCTACGGTTCCAAGCTTGTGTTCAAGGATGTTTCCTGCGAACTCCATGCGGGCGAGGTCATGCTTGTGGCCGGTCCCAACGGCGCGGGCAAGTCCACGCTCATGCGCATCATGGCCGGATTGTCCCGGCCCACGGCGGGCGAGGCCGTCATGCATGTGGCCCCGGAACGGTTTGCGTATCTGGGGCACGCCACCTTCATCTATCCAGGCATGTCCGCGCTGGCCAATCTCCGGTTCTGGGCCGGGATGTATGGGATGTCCCCATCCCGCGACGAACTTGTCTCCCTGCTGGAACGGGTCGGGCTGGAGCGCGCGGCAGAGGAAAAGGCAGGCGGGTTTTCCCGGGGCATGGCCCAGCGGCTGAATCTGGCCCGGGTCTACATGGTGGGGCCGGAACTCGTCTTTCTGGACGAGCCGGGCACCGGACTTGATCCGCGTTCCCTGAACGTGCTTCGCCGGGAGATAGCGGGATTTCGCGAGCAGGGAACCGCCGTTGTCTGGATCAGCCATCATGTGGCCGAAGACACCATGCTGGCCGATACCGTGCTGGCACTGGGCGGAAGACGCGTGGACTATTTCGGTCCGGCATCCGGATTCGACGCCGGGAGGCTGGCATGCTGA
- the iorA gene encoding indolepyruvate ferredoxin oxidoreductase subunit alpha: MPNPLLADTPGETHLLLGNEAIVRGAVEAGIQVVTCYPGTPSSEVPDTFYRLSPEGKYYFEYSVNEKVALEVAGGATMCGAMTLTTMKHVGVNVAADPLMTLTYTGAPGGLVLLSADDPGCHSSQNEQDNRHYARLGGMPVLEPATAQECKDMARDGLLLSKKHGAPLLLRTTTRVNHLRGPVEFGPAPDPGKPEGFTRNPSKFVPIPAFSRPMHLSLIDRLNALREEAEHSPYNTVSGEGEIGIVASGISRAYLADALENAGLAGKVMVLNLGFTHPLPETLCLDFLKSVKKVLVVEELEPLLENDLRVLAQKNGLNLEISGKDVLPEYGEFTVTQVENVVRAFAGMDTVEVKGCASVQDLPVRAPNLCAGCPHRGTYFAAREVFGDDVLYSSDIGCYTLGLLPPLATADFLVCMGSSISAGSGAAMASDKPVVGFIGDSTFFHSGMTGIANAVFNSHDILLVVLDNRTTAMTGHQPNPGVDKTTIGENDHPLDIESICKGLGVTEIRTVNPFNHKKTVEAFKELGDMSGVRVLIAREPCPLYARRVYKKVAPQVAYVADSCVKRGDCLEKLACPAFYKKEDGKAAINPILCNGCMLCLQICGHIKAKKRGK; this comes from the coding sequence ATGCCCAATCCGCTTTTGGCCGACACTCCCGGCGAAACGCACCTGCTCCTCGGCAACGAGGCCATCGTGCGCGGTGCCGTGGAAGCCGGAATCCAGGTGGTGACCTGCTACCCCGGAACCCCCTCTTCCGAGGTGCCGGACACGTTCTACCGTCTTTCCCCGGAAGGGAAGTACTATTTCGAATACTCGGTCAACGAGAAGGTCGCCCTCGAGGTGGCCGGTGGCGCGACCATGTGTGGCGCCATGACCCTGACCACCATGAAGCACGTCGGCGTGAACGTGGCCGCCGACCCGCTCATGACCCTGACCTACACCGGCGCGCCCGGCGGCCTCGTGCTGCTGTCCGCCGATGACCCGGGCTGTCACTCCAGCCAGAACGAACAGGACAACCGCCACTATGCGCGACTGGGCGGCATGCCCGTGCTGGAACCGGCCACGGCTCAGGAATGCAAGGACATGGCCCGCGACGGCCTGCTGCTTTCCAAAAAGCACGGCGCGCCCCTGCTCCTGCGCACCACCACCCGCGTGAACCATTTACGCGGCCCCGTGGAGTTCGGTCCGGCGCCCGATCCGGGCAAACCCGAGGGCTTTACCCGCAATCCGTCCAAATTCGTGCCCATTCCGGCCTTTTCCCGGCCCATGCACCTGAGCCTGATCGACAGGCTGAACGCCCTGCGCGAAGAAGCCGAGCATTCCCCGTACAACACGGTTTCCGGGGAAGGTGAAATCGGCATCGTGGCCTCGGGCATCAGCCGCGCCTATCTGGCCGACGCACTGGAGAACGCGGGGCTGGCTGGCAAGGTCATGGTCCTGAATCTCGGCTTTACCCATCCTCTGCCCGAAACCCTGTGCCTCGACTTCCTCAAGTCCGTGAAGAAGGTACTGGTCGTGGAGGAACTGGAACCCCTGCTGGAAAACGACCTGCGCGTTCTGGCCCAGAAAAACGGCCTGAACCTCGAAATATCCGGCAAGGACGTGCTGCCCGAATATGGCGAATTCACGGTCACTCAGGTGGAGAACGTGGTCCGCGCCTTTGCCGGCATGGACACGGTCGAGGTCAAGGGCTGCGCCTCGGTGCAGGACCTGCCCGTCCGCGCGCCGAACCTCTGCGCAGGCTGTCCGCATCGCGGCACGTATTTCGCTGCCCGCGAGGTGTTCGGCGACGACGTGCTCTATTCCTCGGACATCGGCTGCTACACGCTGGGTCTGCTGCCGCCTCTGGCCACGGCCGACTTTCTGGTGTGCATGGGGTCCTCCATCTCCGCAGGCAGCGGCGCGGCCATGGCGTCCGACAAGCCCGTGGTGGGATTCATCGGCGACTCCACCTTCTTTCATTCCGGCATGACCGGCATTGCCAACGCAGTGTTCAACAGCCATGACATCCTGCTCGTGGTGCTGGACAACCGCACCACGGCCATGACCGGACATCAGCCCAACCCGGGCGTGGACAAGACCACGATCGGGGAAAACGACCATCCTCTGGACATCGAATCCATATGCAAGGGACTTGGCGTCACGGAAATCCGCACGGTCAATCCCTTCAACCACAAGAAGACCGTGGAAGCATTCAAGGAGCTGGGCGACATGTCCGGCGTCCGCGTGCTCATCGCTCGCGAGCCCTGCCCGCTCTATGCCCGCCGCGTGTACAAGAAGGTCGCGCCCCAGGTGGCGTACGTGGCGGATTCCTGCGTGAAGCGCGGCGACTGTCTGGAAAAGCTGGCCTGCCCCGCCTTCTACAAGAAGGAAGACGGCAAGGCCGCCATCAACCCCATCCTTTGCAACGGCTGCATGCTCTGTCTCCAGATCTGCGGTCACATCAAAGCCAAGAAAAGGGGCAAGTAA
- a CDS encoding hemolysin family protein: MLELVLAVSLAVFVSMFCSVAEAALYAMSWSDIEKLKRSGKRSARTLEALRTDIEAPITAILTLNTVAHTAGAAVAGWAWAALYGKETLWLFTFAFTVIILIFTEILPKTLGVVFRNQIAPVLAGPLRWLVLIFRPVVAVVVVVSRAFHGKHAGPDHTEEDIKAVAALTRRSGVIKAYEEKTIRNILSLDYKTVEQIMTPRTVVFSLPADMTVAQARAENPTWPHSRVPVYGDDPEDIVGLVSRRRVLECLADGKGDSTMADIMREVRFVLETLTLEKVLLKFLGSRQHLFVVLDEYGGLAGVVSLEDVLEEILGSEIVDETDQVVDMREFARAQRDRLRVKDPATRNSK; this comes from the coding sequence ATGTTGGAACTCGTACTTGCCGTCAGTCTGGCGGTGTTTGTTTCCATGTTCTGCTCCGTGGCCGAGGCGGCCCTGTATGCCATGTCCTGGAGCGATATCGAGAAACTCAAGAGAAGCGGCAAGCGGTCGGCCAGGACGCTCGAGGCCCTGCGAACCGACATCGAGGCGCCCATCACGGCGATCCTCACCCTGAATACCGTGGCCCACACCGCGGGTGCCGCTGTTGCGGGCTGGGCCTGGGCCGCTCTGTACGGCAAGGAAACGCTCTGGCTTTTCACATTTGCCTTTACAGTAATCATTCTTATCTTTACAGAGATATTGCCCAAGACGCTCGGCGTGGTCTTCCGCAACCAGATCGCGCCCGTGCTCGCGGGGCCCTTGCGGTGGCTGGTCCTGATCTTTCGGCCTGTGGTGGCCGTGGTTGTCGTGGTGTCCCGCGCCTTTCACGGCAAGCATGCCGGGCCGGACCACACCGAGGAGGACATCAAGGCCGTGGCCGCCCTGACCCGGCGATCCGGCGTGATCAAGGCGTACGAGGAAAAGACCATTCGGAACATCCTGTCCCTGGACTACAAGACAGTGGAACAGATCATGACTCCGAGAACCGTGGTGTTTTCCCTGCCCGCGGACATGACCGTGGCTCAGGCCAGAGCCGAGAATCCGACCTGGCCCCACAGCCGGGTTCCGGTGTATGGGGACGACCCCGAGGACATCGTGGGACTGGTCAGCAGACGGCGGGTTCTGGAGTGTCTGGCTGACGGCAAGGGCGACAGCACCATGGCGGACATCATGCGCGAGGTGCGGTTCGTGCTGGAGACCCTGACTCTGGAAAAGGTGCTGCTCAAGTTTCTGGGCAGCCGCCAGCATCTGTTCGTGGTGCTCGACGAGTACGGCGGACTGGCCGGGGTGGTTTCCCTTGAGGACGTGCTCGAGGAGATTCTGGGCAGCGAGATCGTGGACGAAACCGATCAGGTCGTGGACATGCGCGAGTTTGCCCGCGCCCAGCGCGACAGGCTCAGGGTCAAGGATCCGGCCACGAGAAACAGCAAATGA
- a CDS encoding heme exporter protein CcmB translates to MLKRSMLMASKDLRLSVSGGQGLVQAVLLGLLLIFLFSLSKPLGGAITAQAAGAIFWLASAFGLVLVFNDLFSLEELNGQRIGILSSPAPVHAVWIGKAGAGLCLLLVSQLVFFPATIAFLGQTLHGPAWLLAATLAGADIGLVVIGALLGALSQGQAARESLLSVIVFPLLLPVLLGGITLFGMVFSPEAAKGYDGWLGLIFAFDALFSGAGLFLFPFVYSGEE, encoded by the coding sequence ATGCTGAAGCGTTCCATGCTCATGGCATCCAAGGACCTTCGGCTGTCCGTGTCCGGCGGGCAGGGGCTTGTTCAGGCCGTGCTGCTCGGCCTGCTCCTGATCTTTCTGTTCTCCCTGTCCAAGCCGCTTGGCGGGGCCATCACGGCTCAGGCCGCCGGAGCCATTTTCTGGCTGGCCTCGGCCTTCGGGCTGGTTCTGGTCTTCAACGACCTGTTCAGCCTCGAGGAACTGAACGGCCAGCGCATCGGCATTCTGTCCTCGCCCGCGCCCGTGCATGCCGTGTGGATCGGCAAGGCCGGGGCTGGGTTGTGCCTGCTGCTCGTGTCCCAGCTTGTGTTCTTTCCGGCCACCATCGCGTTTCTGGGCCAGACCCTGCATGGTCCGGCATGGCTGCTTGCGGCCACGCTGGCCGGTGCCGACATCGGACTGGTGGTCATCGGCGCACTGCTCGGCGCACTGTCGCAAGGGCAGGCCGCGCGCGAATCCCTGCTTTCCGTGATTGTTTTCCCGCTGCTGCTGCCCGTGCTTCTGGGCGGAATCACCCTGTTCGGCATGGTGTTTTCCCCGGAAGCTGCCAAGGGGTATGACGGGTGGCTCGGCCTGATTTTCGCTTTTGACGCCCTGTTCTCCGGAGCCGGGCTGTTCCTGTTCCCGTTCGTGTACAGCGGGGAAGAGTAG
- a CDS encoding glycosyltransferase family 9 protein has protein sequence MKHPAPGSPLAVFRLGHMGDVVLTTGVLHRWHERFGHTFVVLTRSGNAPLLHGNPAVREVVGLDESVLHGKAWATECARLATKYRNLALVDLHGTLRSRILGLRWKAPVYRYPKFGLTRRLFNLTRWDRFRLPLEAVNVPQRYALALEASPPDRTEVLPRIFPDKAETEAAATRLAAIASDAPLIALHPYATHPTKAWPHDHWAKLTGLLDKAGMDWFVVGRNEQPLFPNAPRDLTNATNLRETCALLARANALVTNDSGPMHLASAVGTPVAVFFGPTAKAWGFQPSGPRDMVLERPLDCRPCSLHGARGCERGLECLTSITPQDALAAVNTILQE, from the coding sequence ATGAAGCATCCCGCACCAGGCAGCCCTCTCGCGGTGTTCCGGCTCGGCCACATGGGCGACGTGGTCCTGACCACGGGCGTCCTGCACCGCTGGCATGAACGATTCGGCCACACTTTCGTTGTTCTCACCCGATCCGGCAACGCGCCCCTGCTCCACGGCAACCCGGCCGTGCGCGAGGTCGTGGGTCTGGATGAATCCGTACTGCACGGCAAGGCATGGGCTACGGAATGCGCCCGGCTGGCCACGAAATACCGCAACCTCGCCCTGGTGGACCTGCACGGCACCCTGCGTTCACGCATTCTGGGCCTGCGCTGGAAGGCTCCTGTATATCGCTACCCCAAGTTCGGACTGACCCGACGGCTCTTCAACCTGACCCGGTGGGACCGCTTCCGCCTGCCGCTGGAAGCCGTGAACGTGCCCCAGCGCTATGCTCTGGCACTGGAAGCCTCGCCGCCCGACAGGACCGAAGTGCTGCCGCGAATCTTTCCGGACAAGGCGGAAACCGAGGCAGCCGCAACCAGACTGGCGGCCATAGCCTCGGACGCGCCCCTGATCGCCCTGCACCCCTATGCAACACATCCGACCAAGGCATGGCCTCACGACCACTGGGCGAAACTGACCGGCCTGCTGGACAAGGCAGGCATGGACTGGTTTGTGGTAGGCAGGAACGAACAGCCGCTTTTCCCGAATGCTCCCCGCGACCTGACCAATGCCACGAACCTGCGCGAAACCTGTGCGCTCCTTGCCCGGGCCAATGCGCTCGTGACCAATGATTCCGGTCCCATGCACCTTGCCTCGGCAGTGGGCACGCCCGTGGCCGTGTTTTTCGGTCCCACGGCCAAGGCGTGGGGCTTCCAGCCATCCGGCCCGCGCGACATGGTGCTGGAACGCCCGCTGGACTGCCGCCCCTGTTCCCTGCACGGAGCCAGGGGCTGCGAACGCGGACTCGAATGCCTGACCTCCATCACGCCGCAGGATGCCCTTGCAGCCGTGAACACCATTCTGCAGGAATAA
- a CDS encoding glutamate-5-semialdehyde dehydrogenase encodes MNCREMMEDMGRKARKASRELANASGNARQRALEILADMLESEAEAVYVANGRDLDAAAERGLDKARVQRLTISEKVLKYMVDGCRFVAAMPDPIGEIESMKKRPNGMLVGRMRVPLGVVAMIYESRPNATVDAGILCLKAGNAVILRGGSEAFHSNRFLADLMHRALEQAGLPRDAVQVPPTTDREAVAEMLKLDEYIDVVIPRGGEGLIRAVTEQASMPVLKHYKGVCHMFADASADIDRAVPIVDNAKTQYPSGCNALECLLVHRDVAERLLPRVAEALGPKGVSFRCCPESLPLMGEHAKAAEPGDWGFEFLDLILAVRVVGDMDEAMDFIAEHGSNHTEAILTENYEHAMRFIREVDASLVVANATTRFNDGAQLGLGAEIGISTSKLHAYGPMGVQELTSAKFVLLGEGQIRE; translated from the coding sequence ATGAATTGCAGGGAAATGATGGAAGACATGGGCCGCAAGGCGCGCAAGGCCTCGCGGGAACTGGCCAATGCCTCGGGAAATGCCCGGCAGCGGGCGCTGGAGATTCTGGCCGACATGCTGGAGTCCGAGGCCGAGGCCGTGTACGTAGCCAATGGCAGGGATTTGGACGCGGCTGCCGAGCGCGGTCTGGACAAGGCGCGCGTGCAGCGGCTGACCATTTCCGAAAAAGTGCTGAAATACATGGTGGACGGCTGCCGTTTCGTGGCTGCCATGCCTGATCCCATCGGCGAAATCGAGTCCATGAAGAAGCGGCCCAACGGCATGCTGGTGGGCAGGATGCGCGTGCCCCTCGGCGTGGTGGCCATGATCTACGAATCCCGGCCCAACGCCACCGTGGACGCGGGCATCCTCTGCCTCAAGGCCGGAAACGCCGTGATCCTGCGCGGCGGTTCCGAGGCGTTTCACTCCAACCGTTTTCTGGCCGACCTCATGCATCGCGCCCTTGAGCAGGCCGGTCTGCCCCGCGATGCCGTGCAGGTGCCGCCCACCACGGATCGCGAGGCCGTGGCCGAAATGCTCAAGCTCGACGAGTACATCGACGTGGTCATCCCTCGCGGCGGCGAAGGTCTGATCCGCGCCGTGACCGAACAGGCGTCCATGCCCGTGCTCAAGCACTACAAGGGCGTGTGCCACATGTTTGCGGACGCGTCCGCGGACATCGACAGGGCCGTGCCCATCGTGGACAATGCCAAGACCCAGTATCCCAGCGGCTGCAATGCCCTTGAATGCCTGCTCGTGCATCGGGACGTGGCCGAAAGGCTGCTGCCCCGCGTGGCCGAGGCGCTCGGCCCCAAGGGTGTGTCCTTCCGCTGCTGTCCCGAAAGCCTGCCCCTGATGGGCGAACATGCAAAAGCCGCCGAACCCGGGGATTGGGGCTTTGAATTTCTGGACCTGATTCTGGCCGTGCGCGTGGTGGGCGACATGGACGAGGCCATGGATTTCATTGCCGAACATGGTTCCAACCACACCGAGGCCATTCTCACCGAAAACTACGAGCACGCCATGCGGTTCATTCGCGAGGTGGATGCCTCGCTGGTCGTGGCCAACGCCACCACCCGGTTCAACGACGGGGCACAGCTCGGACTGGGCGCGGAAATCGGCATCTCCACTTCCAAGCTCCATGCCTATGGCCCCATGGGTGTGCAGGAACTCACCTCCGCCAAATTCGTGCTGCTTGGCGAGGGCCAGATTCGCGAATAG
- a CDS encoding cytochrome c maturation protein CcmE — protein sequence MAKKSNKMVYVVAMLLFLGGLGYLVVSGLTQDSVYFLNVSEALATDKADLGQARLFGKVSPTNLDIAEGKLGASFDLVDKVNAGQHIRVVYKGALPDTFKESVEVIVEGVFDHDAGVFNARTLVTKCPSKYKEQSEEMERSKG from the coding sequence ATGGCGAAGAAATCCAACAAGATGGTGTATGTCGTGGCCATGCTGCTTTTTCTGGGCGGTCTGGGCTACCTCGTTGTTTCCGGTCTGACGCAGGACAGCGTGTATTTTCTGAACGTGTCCGAGGCTCTGGCAACGGACAAGGCAGACCTCGGACAGGCGCGGCTGTTCGGCAAGGTTTCTCCGACCAATCTGGACATTGCGGAAGGCAAGCTTGGCGCATCCTTCGACCTTGTGGACAAGGTGAACGCGGGACAGCATATCCGCGTTGTCTACAAGGGCGCGCTCCCGGATACTTTCAAGGAATCCGTGGAGGTGATCGTGGAAGGGGTGTTCGACCACGATGCAGGTGTGTTCAACGCCAGAACCCTGGTGACCAAGTGTCCCTCCAAGTACAAGGAACAGAGTGAGGAAATGGAGCGGAGCAAGGGGTGA
- a CDS encoding cytochrome c biogenesis protein, which yields MSKERILALLAGLGLCAHQYMIWFYAPVAQSGPVQKIFYMHLPCSWWALVSFFVVFLSSCGYLLTRRESLDRLAGAAAEIGVLLATLALASGSVWARAEWGHWWLWDPKLTTALIMWYVYAGYLVLRNSPMGRDRRALVCAVLGIVAFLDVPLVFYAAKLWGSAHPDGLARQGGGMAPKMWHTVFTGLVAFGLLWGGMLLTRVRQLGHQARLDALLAWDEE from the coding sequence ATGTCCAAGGAACGGATTCTGGCCCTGCTGGCCGGGCTCGGCCTGTGCGCTCACCAGTACATGATCTGGTTCTATGCGCCGGTTGCCCAGTCCGGGCCGGTACAGAAGATTTTCTACATGCATCTGCCGTGCTCATGGTGGGCATTGGTCAGCTTTTTCGTGGTGTTCCTGTCCAGCTGTGGCTACCTGCTGACGCGCAGGGAATCTCTGGACAGGCTGGCTGGTGCCGCTGCCGAAATCGGCGTGCTGCTTGCCACGCTCGCCCTTGCGTCCGGCTCGGTCTGGGCTCGGGCCGAATGGGGCCACTGGTGGCTCTGGGACCCCAAGCTCACTACGGCCCTGATCATGTGGTACGTGTACGCCGGATATCTGGTGTTGCGTAATTCGCCCATGGGCCGCGACAGGCGCGCTCTGGTCTGTGCCGTGCTCGGCATCGTGGCATTTCTGGACGTGCCGCTGGTATTCTACGCGGCCAAACTCTGGGGGAGCGCCCATCCCGACGGCCTTGCGCGGCAGGGCGGGGGCATGGCTCCGAAGATGTGGCACACCGTGTTCACCGGGCTGGTCGCCTTCGGACTGCTCTGGGGCGGCATGCTGCTGACCCGCGTGCGTCAGCTCGGGCATCAGGCCCGTCTGGACGCACTGCTGGCCTGGGACGAGGAATAA
- a CDS encoding heme lyase CcmF/NrfE family subunit produces the protein MHLTGYIGLLFGLLASLFLAAWAAIAAWTERYEGLVLVERGQLAAAGGVVLSSLILLVALTSRDYSFMYVADNVDNALTFVYTLTAFWGGREGSLLFWELLIALSGAVFVFSPGYKSLAPRTKLYFWTIFLTIQGFFLLLLTSWSNPFIEVVPPRTDGRGLNPLLRNPGMIFHPPLLFLGFAGYTIPAACALAAFIAGEKKSWIAVTRNWNVLSWMFLTAGILLGCWWSYMELGWGGYWAWDPVENASLIPWFAGTAVLHTCIIESRRGALQRSNVFLMSLTFLLCIFSTYLTRSGVIDSLHTFGESGVSFPLFMCMVVGLAVTLVVVFMSERHVTRALSEFLSRQGLLVAAAWFLLALGLVVAMGTMWPVISKLWSPRPLGLDAHFYNRVCLPFMAVLVFFFCLCPWLGWKGGIRNMKGFILSCAAFAISFGAFYATGMTRFWPAFGAASAVGAMTSIVLLFAFYPAMRSLRRNWGAYGIHLGVALVALGIAFSGPYKVEREFVLKKGEVASIEEYQVKYLDLVEDSTPELRARATATLEVSRDGSVLGYLAPDKRIYVNFERQQFAEVSTIFSLGDEIYATLLGLTEDDGASFKLSINPLVNWLWIGGTIMSLFPLLLLRRIARPGEKGDA, from the coding sequence ATGCATCTGACCGGTTACATAGGCCTGCTGTTCGGCCTTCTGGCATCCCTTTTCCTTGCGGCATGGGCCGCCATTGCGGCTTGGACCGAACGGTACGAGGGCCTGGTTCTGGTGGAGCGGGGCCAACTCGCGGCAGCGGGCGGGGTCGTGCTGTCCTCCCTGATTCTGCTGGTCGCCCTGACCTCGCGCGACTATTCCTTCATGTACGTTGCGGACAACGTGGACAACGCCCTGACCTTTGTCTACACCCTGACCGCGTTCTGGGGCGGGCGCGAAGGTTCCCTGCTGTTCTGGGAACTGCTCATCGCCCTGTCCGGGGCGGTATTCGTGTTCTCGCCGGGCTACAAGTCTCTTGCTCCGCGCACCAAACTGTATTTCTGGACCATTTTTCTGACCATTCAGGGCTTTTTCCTGCTGCTGCTCACGAGCTGGAGCAATCCCTTCATCGAAGTGGTGCCGCCCCGAACCGATGGGCGCGGGCTCAATCCTCTGCTGCGCAACCCGGGCATGATCTTTCATCCGCCGCTCCTGTTTCTGGGGTTTGCAGGATACACCATCCCGGCCGCCTGTGCGCTGGCCGCGTTCATCGCGGGCGAGAAAAAGAGCTGGATCGCGGTGACGCGCAACTGGAACGTGCTGTCATGGATGTTCCTGACCGCAGGCATCCTGCTGGGCTGCTGGTGGTCCTACATGGAACTGGGCTGGGGCGGCTACTGGGCATGGGACCCGGTGGAAAACGCCTCCCTGATTCCGTGGTTCGCGGGCACTGCCGTGCTGCATACCTGCATCATCGAGTCCCGGCGCGGGGCCTTGCAGCGCAGCAACGTATTTCTCATGTCCCTGACCTTTCTGCTCTGCATCTTCAGCACTTATCTGACGCGTTCCGGCGTGATCGATTCCCTGCACACCTTTGGCGAGTCCGGGGTTTCCTTTCCCCTGTTCATGTGCATGGTCGTGGGCCTTGCCGTGACCCTGGTCGTGGTCTTCATGAGCGAGCGTCACGTGACCCGGGCCCTGTCCGAGTTCCTGAGCCGTCAGGGGCTGCTCGTGGCTGCGGCATGGTTTCTGCTCGCCCTCGGACTGGTGGTGGCCATGGGCACGATGTGGCCGGTGATCAGCAAGCTCTGGAGCCCCCGTCCTCTGGGACTGGACGCACATTTCTACAACCGCGTGTGCCTGCCGTTCATGGCTGTGCTGGTCTTCTTCTTCTGTCTGTGTCCCTGGCTCGGATGGAAGGGCGGCATCCGCAATATGAAGGGCTTCATCCTTTCCTGCGCTGCGTTCGCGATTTCCTTCGGCGCGTTTTACGCCACGGGCATGACACGTTTCTGGCCTGCGTTCGGTGCGGCCTCGGCCGTGGGTGCCATGACCAGCATCGTGCTGCTCTTCGCGTTCTATCCGGCCATGCGGTCCCTGCGCCGGAACTGGGGAGCCTACGGCATCCATCTCGGCGTGGCCCTCGTGGCTTTGGGCATCGCGTTTTCCGGGCCGTACAAGGTGGAGCGCGAGTTCGTGCTGAAAAAGGGCGAAGTGGCCTCCATCGAGGAATATCAGGTCAAGTATCTTGATCTGGTCGAGGACTCCACGCCTGAACTGCGCGCCCGCGCCACGGCCACGCTGGAAGTGAGCCGTGACGGTTCCGTGCTCGGATATCTGGCCCCGGACAAGCGCATCTACGTGAACTTCGAGCGGCAGCAGTTTGCCGAGGTGTCCACGATCTTCAGTCTGGGCGATGAAATCTATGCCACTCTGCTCGGCCTGACCGAGGACGACGGGGCCAGCTTCAAGCTGAGCATCAATCCGCTGGTCAACTGGCTGTGGATCGGCGGAACCATCATGAGCCTGTTCCCGCTGCTTCTGCTGCGGCGGATTGCCAGACCCGGGGAGAAGGGCGATGCCTGA